Part of the Fusibacter sp. A1 genome is shown below.
ACCGCCGCATAGACCATGTCGTATTTTTTTGCAAGCTCCACCGCACGCTTGCTACTCGCAAGGTCGGCACCAGGATTCATCATCAGCTCGACCCCACGGTCCAAAGCTCTTTTGATTACCTGGTCACGGTCGTCGTCAAATCGTCTGTCATCAAGGTGTGTATGTGAATCAAAAAGCATAAGATGCTCCTCTCTTGTTACTATTAATATAGGCTGTACGTTTAAACAATGAATATTTTATCACAACATCATACTTTTAGCTAATTTCATTTCTCTCTTATCTTAAAATCGCGAAAAATAAAAAGGGCAGCTCGCGCTGCCCTAAACCTGTTAACTACGAAACGACCGTTCCGCTTTCCATATCCACATTTGCAAGTTTCAGCTTATCGTCAGTCGAAGCCGCAAGAATCATGCCTTGGGACTCGATCCCCCTTAGTATTACAGGCTTCAGATTTGCCACAAGAATCACCTTCTCGCCCACTAGCTCTTCCGGCTTGTAGAACTTGGAGATTCCAGAGACCACCTGACGCTTTTCGGGACCCACCTGCACCTGAAGCACCAATAGCTTGTCGGCCTTCGGATGCTTTTCGGCCGACAGGATCTCAGCGACCCTAAGGTCAAGCTTTGCAAAATCATCGATTGTGATTTCTTCTTTAAGTTCCAGCTTCTCAGGTTCTGGTTCCCCGTATTTCGCACGGATCGCTTCGACCTCTTCCATCTTTTTAGCTTCGTCCATACGGGCGAACAAGACTTCTGCCTTGCCGACGCTATCTCCCACCACGGTTCCGTCAAAGGAACTGATCGAGTCATAACTTGTGGTAGTCGCGTTGATCTGCTCGAGAATCCTATCGGCCGTATCCGGAATGAACGATTTCAATAGAATCGCAGAAATCCTGATCGACTCCAAAAGGTTGTAAAGCACAGTGCCCAACCGTTCCTTGTCCTCTTCGTTCTTTGCAAGGATCCAAGGTGTTGTCTCATCGATGTATTTGTTGCTGCGTCTAAGCAGCGTCCAGATTTCTTCTAGGGCGTCGGCGATTCTGTACGCATCGACAAGTTCTTCCACCTTTTTAGGGGTCTCCAGCGCAAGCGCTTCGAGTTCCTTGTCGAACTCACCAATAGCAGTCGGCGCCTGTATGACTCCGTCAAAGTATTTTTGAACCATCGCCACAGTTCTGTTGACAAGGTTTCCAAGCACATTCGCAAGATCCGTGTTGATTCTACCGATCATCATCTCGTAGGTGATCGTACCGTCATTGGCAAAAGGCATTTCCCTTAAGACGTAATAACGCACCGCGTCCACTCCGAATAGGTCCACAAGATCGTCTGTGAAGATCGCATTTCCTCTTGATTTGCTCATCTTATCCTTACCGACGAGCAGCCACGGATGTCCGTAGACCTGCTTAGGCAGTTCGACTTCAAGCCCCATCAAGATGATCGGCCAGTAGATCGTGTGAAAACGAACGATGTCCTTGCCGATGATATGCACATCTGCCGGCCAAAGTTTTTTAAACTGCTCGGAAGATCCGTCCGGATCGAATCCGATTGCCGAAATATAGTTTGAAAGCGCGTCGATCCATACGTAGGAGACATGTCCCTCATCAAATTCAAGCGGTACTCCCCAAGAGAAGGACGTACGGGATACGCAAAGGTCCTGAAGCCCAGGTTTGATGAAGTTGTTGAGCATCTCGTTCTTTCTGGCCTCGGGCCAGATGAACTCAGGATGCTTCTCAATATGTTCTTCCAGCTGTTTCTGATATTTCGATAGCTTTAAGAAGTAAGCCTCTTCGCTCGATTTTTGAACAGGACGACCGCAGTCCGGGCAGTTTCCATCCACAAGCTGTGATTCCGTCCAGAAGGATTCGTCAGGGGTACAGTACCATCCCTCGTATTTCCCCTTATAGATATCGCCTTTGTCATAAAGTTTCTTGTAGATCTTTTTGACCACGTCCTTGTGCTTGTCGTCAGTGGTGCGTATGAACTGGTCGTAGTCCACGTTCACAAGATCCCAGATTCTTTTAATTTCTCCCGCGATCTCATCCACGTGCTCCTGAGGCGTTTTTCCCATTTCTTCGGCTTGTTCTTGGATTTTTTGTCCATGCTCGTCCGTACCTGTCAGAAAGTACGTGTCATATCCCTGTTCCTTCTTAAAACGTACAAGCGCATCGGATAGAATCGCTTCATAAACGTTTCCTATGTGTGGAATTTTCGATGTATACGCAATCGCCGTTGTTAAATAAAATTTTCCCTTACTCATTTGACACACTCCTCGTTTTCATTCAAAAAAACAAAAAACTCCCAATCCCAATAGGGACGGAAGTAAACTCCGCGGTACCACCCTAGTTCTGCAAAGTTCGCAGCCCTCGTCGCAATGTGCATGTGTGCTAACGTTCACCAACGTTCTTACCTACTCGAATTTCAGTAAAACAGCTCCGGGGCCATCTTCAACACTTCATCGCCGTTATCTTTCACCAATTCGATAACTCTCTGTAGGACAAATCCATCTCTACTCTTCCCATCATTGCCTTTAAAGTGATTACAGTTTATCACAGCGCTTTGAGGATTGTCAATGTACTTATCCGCTTGAGGTGAAAACCACGGTCGATACTAGATATTTCTTTCTTTTAATGATATTTTGACTTGTGTACCTCACGATTGTGTGATAAAACTATACAGGACAAATGCTCAAGGAGGAAAACAATTGACAAAACGAGTGACTGAGATACTAAATGATTTAAACCTAAATAAAATCAGCAAGCTGTCTTTCCAAACGGAAGAAAAAAGGGTAGCTGTTCAATTCCTAGATAAATATGAAAGCATACACGATGTGGAATTCTCACATGTCGACACCTATTTC
Proteins encoded:
- the metG gene encoding methionine--tRNA ligase, producing the protein MSKGKFYLTTAIAYTSKIPHIGNVYEAILSDALVRFKKEQGYDTYFLTGTDEHGQKIQEQAEEMGKTPQEHVDEIAGEIKRIWDLVNVDYDQFIRTTDDKHKDVVKKIYKKLYDKGDIYKGKYEGWYCTPDESFWTESQLVDGNCPDCGRPVQKSSEEAYFLKLSKYQKQLEEHIEKHPEFIWPEARKNEMLNNFIKPGLQDLCVSRTSFSWGVPLEFDEGHVSYVWIDALSNYISAIGFDPDGSSEQFKKLWPADVHIIGKDIVRFHTIYWPIILMGLEVELPKQVYGHPWLLVGKDKMSKSRGNAIFTDDLVDLFGVDAVRYYVLREMPFANDGTITYEMMIGRINTDLANVLGNLVNRTVAMVQKYFDGVIQAPTAIGEFDKELEALALETPKKVEELVDAYRIADALEEIWTLLRRSNKYIDETTPWILAKNEEDKERLGTVLYNLLESIRISAILLKSFIPDTADRILEQINATTTSYDSISSFDGTVVGDSVGKAEVLFARMDEAKKMEEVEAIRAKYGEPEPEKLELKEEITIDDFAKLDLRVAEILSAEKHPKADKLLVLQVQVGPEKRQVVSGISKFYKPEELVGEKVILVANLKPVILRGIESQGMILAASTDDKLKLANVDMESGTVVS